From a region of the Thiorhodovibrio winogradskyi genome:
- a CDS encoding ATP-binding protein, which yields MQRFFNNAGPIKPQLHYHLPRLQRLDWEEVQQLIREQRYFVLHAPRQTGKTSTLLAMMQALNGCGDYACAYANIEGAQAARGDATQGIPAACSAIARSIEDYTQNPALNQWWMQGGRQHQAQDQLTQLLRHWSRITTQPTVLLLDEVDALVGDTLISLLRQIRAGYAQRPESFPQSIVLCGVRDVRDYRLEQEGAQVITGGSTFNIKAESLRMGNFTEAETRALWLQHTEATGQMFDEAIFPELWEDSRGQPWLVNALGYEVTWKNRAARDRSQPIGLIDYQAARERLIQSRATHLDQLSDKLKEPRVNRVLQGLLTGEEDSLDNLRMDDQQYVEDLGLIVTRPGVRISNRIYQEIIPRELSWIAQTRIPNQEPAWYIDPDHSLNMPKLLAAFQQFFREHSDSWSEGFDYKEAAPQLLMQAFLQRIINGGGRLTREYGLGRKRTDLLIEWPLDPEQGMYGPLQRVVIELKLLRGKLDAVIQTGLAQTQDYCRRVGADEAHLVIFNRNPKVSWNKKIWHKPASLEGFSIGVWGA from the coding sequence ATGCAGCGCTTTTTCAACAACGCCGGCCCGATCAAGCCGCAGCTGCACTACCACCTGCCGCGGTTGCAGCGTCTGGACTGGGAAGAGGTTCAGCAACTGATCCGCGAGCAGCGCTACTTTGTGCTACACGCCCCGCGCCAGACCGGCAAGACCAGTACCCTGCTGGCGATGATGCAGGCGCTCAATGGCTGTGGCGACTATGCCTGTGCCTACGCCAACATCGAAGGCGCCCAGGCAGCGCGCGGGGATGCGACGCAGGGGATTCCGGCGGCCTGTAGCGCCATCGCCCGCAGCATCGAGGACTACACCCAGAACCCAGCGCTCAATCAGTGGTGGATGCAGGGGGGACGCCAGCATCAAGCCCAGGATCAGCTGACCCAGCTGTTGCGTCACTGGTCCAGGATCACAACCCAGCCCACCGTCCTGTTGCTCGACGAGGTCGACGCCCTGGTCGGCGACACCCTGATCTCCTTGCTGCGCCAGATCCGCGCCGGCTACGCCCAGCGCCCCGAGTCCTTTCCGCAATCCATCGTCCTCTGCGGCGTGCGCGACGTGCGCGACTACCGCCTGGAGCAGGAAGGCGCCCAGGTCATCACCGGTGGCAGTACCTTCAACATCAAAGCTGAATCACTGCGCATGGGGAATTTCACCGAGGCCGAGACCCGCGCCCTCTGGTTGCAACATACCGAGGCCACCGGCCAGATGTTCGATGAAGCCATCTTCCCCGAGCTGTGGGAAGACAGCCGCGGCCAGCCCTGGCTAGTCAATGCCCTGGGCTATGAGGTGACCTGGAAGAACAGGGCCGCACGCGATCGCAGCCAGCCCATCGGCCTGATCGACTACCAGGCCGCCCGCGAGCGCCTGATCCAATCGCGCGCCACCCATCTGGATCAGCTCAGCGATAAGCTCAAGGAACCGCGGGTGAATCGTGTGCTACAAGGGCTGCTGACCGGCGAGGAAGACAGCCTGGACAACCTGAGGATGGACGATCAGCAGTATGTGGAAGACTTGGGGCTGATCGTCACCCGCCCCGGTGTGCGCATTAGCAACCGCATCTACCAAGAGATCATCCCCCGCGAGCTGAGTTGGATTGCGCAAACCCGCATCCCCAATCAGGAGCCGGCCTGGTACATCGACCCCGACCACAGTCTCAACATGCCCAAACTGCTGGCCGCCTTCCAGCAATTCTTCCGCGAACACTCCGACAGCTGGAGTGAGGGCTTTGATTACAAGGAGGCCGCCCCGCAGTTGCTGATGCAGGCCTTCCTGCAGCGCATCATCAATGGCGGTGGCCGTCTAACAAGAGAATACGGCCTCGGGCGCAAGCGCACCGATCTACTGATCGAATGGCCGCTGGACCCGGAGCAGGGCATGTACGGGCCGTTGCAACGGGTGGTGATTGAACTCAAGCTGCTGCGCGGCAAGCTCGATGCGGTGATCCAGACCGGCTTGGCGCAGACCCAGGACTATTGCCGGCGGGTCGGCGCCGACGAGGCCCATCTGGTCATCTTCAACCGCAACCCCAAGGTCTCTTGGAACAAGAAGATCTGGCACAAGCCTGCGAGCCTTGAAGGATTCAGTATCGGGGTTTGGGGGGCCTAG